The region GATCTGCAATGATATCTTCATGGCAGAGCAGGCAAGCAGAACCGTAACGATGTTGCCGACCACCATGACCATGGTCGTCCCCATGACGACCCCCGTAACCCCCCATGCCGACGCCCCGCCAATCCCCACGGGGATGCTCAGTATCGACAGCACGAGCCAAATGACGGCATTTTTGCCATGTATCCCCTGGGCGACCAGTATCCGGCTGGCGTTGATGGCAAGCGAATCTGCCAGCAAACCAAGCAAGAGAAAATGCATGACCCCGCGGCCGGCGCTGGCATATTCCTGTCCGATCCAAATGGCCAGGAAAGACTCTCCGTAAAAGAAGATGGCCACAGGCATGGCCAGCGATACCACCTGCAGTGCCAAGGTAGTGCTGAACCATGACTTCAGCAGCTCATCACGATCGTTTCTCCCGATGGAGGCTCCGAAATACGGGATCAACGGCAGTCCAAGCGCCTGTGAAACCCCCTTCGCATAGTCGATGAGACGGTTCGGCATTACGAAATAGACAATCTGCCCCAAGCCTATCACATTGCCGATTATCAGGGGAACACTCTGGTTTTGCAGGCGTGATGCGACCAGCATGGTGGCACTTTTGGCGCCAAACGTGAAAAGCTCGTGCAGCTTGCGCCAGGTAACTGCTCGGAAGGTCATCCTCGGAATACTGTTGTCGCACACAATTGCTGCAGAGAAAAACGCAAATTGTATCAGGCAAAAGATCGGCTCCAGCAGGGCAAGCACTATCAGCCCGTTACCCGCGTAGCGCTGCAAAAGATAGAACGTCAACAACGCGCGCACTATAGTCAGTATTCCCCTGGCACTGTTGATCAGATAATGTCGCTGCAGGCCCATCAAAGTGGCGGTGAAAACCTGCAAAGGAAACATTATGCTTGCATCCAGGCCAAAGAGCAGAAAGACCGTGCTGAGATTTGCAATATCCTTTGTATCGTTGCCGGTGATGATTCGGGGGTAGTAGCCCAGCGCAGCAAACAACACCAGTGCCAGACCGCCGGCCACGATGAAAAAGGCAAATGCCGTGCTTATGGTTTGTTGCAGGTCGCTGCGATCCTGTTTGCCGTCGGCGACAGAGACGAATCGAATCAATGCGGGACCGATGCCCAGGTCCAGCAGTCCCATATAGCCGATAACGCTCATAACCAGTTCCCACAAACCGTAATCGCGGTTGCCCAGTGCCCTGATGAGAACGGGGCTCATGATGAACGCAACGACAACGTTAATCAGGTAGAGCGTTGTTCCAGAAAACGAGTTGAGTATAAGTTTTTTTCTCACGGCTCCCTCAAAAAGGCTCATTTGGCTAACGTATGCTGTCCAAGAGTTGAGCCAGCTGCTGTGCCGAAGCGCGGACATCGTACCGGGAACGGGCCAACGGGACGAAACGCTGGAACTCGTCCGTTCTTGGCTCATCAATACTTTTCCGGAGGGCATCGGCAAGAGCACCCACGTTTTCGGAAGCAAATACCATCGCCGGTGTATCATGGACCGTTTCCCGGAGCCCTATGCAGTCTGCGGCGACAAGAGGCGTGCCGGTGCAGAGCGCCTCCATGGCGAGAAGGCCGCTTGCCTCCCAGCGCGAGGGCATGACGATGGCGTTGATCTGGGCATAAAGATGGCAAACTTCCGATTGAAACGGCAGGAAATGGAAGCAGGGTTCCAGGTCCAGTTCACGAATCTTTGCCCGGTACTCCTTCAGGTAGTCTCCGGAGCCGACGGCGACGACCGCAAATTTCCGGCCATACTGCTGTTTTTTCAGCATGCGGACAGCTTCAACAAGTAAATCAAACCCCTTCTGCGGCATAAACCGCCCGAAAAAACCTAGCAAGAACGTTGCGTCATCGATCCCGAACTCGGCGCGCAGGTCGATCGGGCTTGCCGGCAGATGTTCGAGTGCCCCCAATTCAATGCCGTTGGGGATGACGATCGATCTTTGACCATTATGTGCCAACTCGGGGAACTGTTCATGCAGATGGCTGAGGATGTCGTTGCTTACGGCGTACAGCACCGTAATGCGGCCGATCATTTTTCGCAAAAGAAAGTGCTTCAGCCACCCCAGGCGCCCGGTAAGATATTTGGGTTCAAGGATGCCATGTATGGTGACGATCTGGGGAACACGAAAAAACAGGTTCGCCAGGGAAACAGCCACGGCAGAGATAAACCCCTGACTGAGGATCACGTCGTAGCGGTTTGTTCTCAATTCCCGAAACGCGGCACTGACAAGGCCCTTGGTGTCGGCTTCCCGAACAATAATCAAACGGGCGCGATACTCCTCCACGTCATTCGCGAGCGCGGCATCTTCATGGGTTTGGGATGCCAGGAGCGTCAAGCGGTAATGGGCCGGCAAGTAGCGGAAGAGGTAGCGCATATACGTTCTGATCCCCCCAAGGGGCCAGCGCGCAACGATCAACACATTCTTTTCCATTATCCCTTCCTCGAGAGCAGGATACATTTTGCGGCTCTGACCGGGTCGTACCAGCAGGACCGCACGAAGTGCCATATCGCCTTGTGATAAATCTTCGCCTGCAGGCAAAAGGCACCAAGACGGTAATGAATGACCGCAAGCCTTTTTCTGCGCACCCATGCAGGATAAGGGTAGCGTTCCATGGCACTCTTTAACACAACCAGCGAGTCTTCCCACATTTTGCTACATTTTGTAATGCTTAACTGCTCAGGATGCTGCCGGTAATACGTCAATTTCTCATTCAGGTAAAAGAAATCGGAGCGTTCCTTGATCCTCACCCACATGTCCTGGTCGGGAACAATCCCCACGGTAAATGGTCCTACTGCCTGCAACAGGCTTCTTCGCACCATCACCAGTGAGGGCGTACGGATATAACAATCCAGCAGGACATTTGCCAAGCGGTTGGTTTCACGGTGGTCCTCGGCAAACAGCGGGTAGAGCGTCGTGTTATCCGGACCTATGACCTGGCCGTTCGTATAGACCAGTCCCACGTCCTGGTTCCGCTCCAATATCTCCACCTGCTTGCGCAGTTTGTCCGGGTGCCAGAGGTCATCGTTATCCAAAAAAGCGATATATTCCGACTCGGCATGCAGCAATCCCAGGTTCAAGGCCGCGGCCTGGCCGTGATTCCCGTGGTCCTCGTGACGCAGAATCCTGATTCTGCCGGCATAGGCGTCGATGATTTCCGCGGAACGGTCCGTGGAGCCGTCATCAACGGCAATGATCGCATAATCGTCGTACCGTTGCGCCAGGGCGCTTTCAATTGTCTGGGCGACATAGCGTTCCTGATTATAGACGGCAATGATTACCGTCACCTTGGGAACTTTTACGGTTTTGTCGTTGCCTTCAGGGGCAGTACTTTTCACAAGAGCCTTCCAGGTCGTTTTTTAGGACTCAACTCGGGGAAATGAGATTTTCACCAATATCCCGGACCAGGCAGCCAGCCAAAGCCAATGGGGGCGATAAAAATTATGGCCGCCGATGCCAAATATGAGCAACAACAGCAGGCAGGCGATGATTGCCCCTCCCAATAAATAGGAAAAGCCCGTATCCAAACCGGCCTCAAGCAAATGTGACCGAACCCGCGTGCAGCACCTGACTATTGAACCGAGCAAGCCAAGGAAAACGATCGCCCCGAACAGGCCCAGCTCGGACAGTACTTCGCCGTACAGAATATGGGAGGCGGTCGGAGACTCGTGTCCGGCCTTATCGATCCGGTTCACCATCCTGTAGCCGATAAAGTTTTTCTCTCCGGCCCCCACGCCGGTCAGCGGCTCCCGGGCAAACATTTTCAAACTGACTTCAAACCCCTCAAGCCGTCCTTCGGCCGATTCATGCGCATTGGCCGGACCTGCGTCCTTATCCCAGAGGGTTCTGATCCGCTCCTGCTTTTCATCCGGCATGACGGTCCACAAAACGCAGACGGCCAACGCAGCGATTGCCAGGGCGACAATTTTCCTTTTCCCCTTTTGCGCAAGGCCGAGCAGTAAAACGGTGAACAGCAGGGCGACGGAAGAGGTGCGGGACCCCGTCAGCACGACACACAGTACGGCCATGCCGAAATAGCAGTAATAGCTCCAACGATATGCCAGCTTCTTCTCGGTGCGCAGCAAGGCATAGACAAAGGGCAGCGAAAGCACCACGCTGCCGCCGAAGGAGTTCGGGTCGTTGTTCGTGCTGTCGACGCCGATCATGCGGTGGATGCCCATCCGGAAAAAATGGCGGCCGTTGTGGTACTCCCACAAAGAATGCAGGACATAGATGAACATGGCAAAAACGAAGCCCTTTACCAGCACCCGGAGCGAGTCTTCATCATCCACGGTCGCCAGCATCAGCATATAGAGGATGACCATCTTCCCATATTCGATCCCCTGGTCAACGGCATCCCCGGTCTTGAAAGCGAACGGGGACAGGATGAAGTGCAGGGCGAGAAGGCCGTAAATCCATTTATTGGTCGGCGATGCCACTATCTTGAAACGGTTGCTCAGAAACGCGACCAGTATCATGATGACGGCAAACGTGCGCTCTATGGGGAAGCCATGAAGAACCGAGATAGACTCCCAGGGCCGCTCGATATAGAGGAAGATGTAAAAACAGATCATCAACAGCACTAATGATGGCGAGGTGTCCGTATTGTTCGAATAGTTCTCGTATGTTGCTGCATCGTTTCCCATAGGTCGGTACTCTCACTCACGTTTTTTGGCCGCGCCGGCCGCGGTTCAGGCCGTCAGGCACACAACGGGGCGCGCCCCCGGCAACAGGCCCCTAGTGCAGCAACGTTTCGATATGGTTGGCAATCCGCCAGGCACTTCTGCCGTCCCTCAGGTGCAACTCATTCCGCAGCACCTGCTCTGCCCCGAGCCGCAGGCGCTGCCGCACCGGCTCATCGAAGAGCAGCGTTGCGATCGCAGGCCGCAGTTCCTGTTCCGACGGCACGGATATCACGGCCTTAAAGCGATCATAGGACAAGTACCAGTCAATGGGCAGGTAGTTGACCAGACCGACCGGAAGGCCATAATCCATTGCCTCCAAACAGGTCGTAGACGCGATCGTCATGAAGGCATCGGCGGCGGTGAAACAATCGGCCAGGGGCCGGGTTCTGGTTATCTCGACAAGCGATTGCCCCTGTCCGGGCCGCAGCAGCCCCAGCCAGTGCGACTCGGGGAGGTCCCGCGGATGGAGTTTGACGAGCAGTTTGACGTTATCCATGGCGTCAACCGCTTCGACCAGCCTGACGAACAGGCGCTCCTGGGCCTGCTGGGAACATTTCACCGGCTGGTTGCAATAAAGGAGCACCCTGTCCCTCGTGTCCCTGTCGTTGCCGCCGGAGCCCCCCGGTGCCGTTTTCCGGTCAAGGCGCGGTTGCCCGGTCACCAGAATGCGCGAATCATCAACCCCGTCCTGGAGCAAGATCTGGCGAAACATATCCCCGGCGGCAAAGACCGTCGTCCCGCGGGAATGGGCATAGCCCTTGCGGAAAAAGGCCCCGAGGGAAAGTTTGTATGCAAATTTTGCACAGAGCTGATGAAGGATTTCGTTGCCCCCCTGTTCCTTAAGCTTGAGAAGAAACGGCAGCTTCCGGATCGAGGGACGAACGCTTTCCTGGATAAGAAACGCAGGCTTGTCACAATCGCGAAAAAGCTCCATAACCATGCGATCGAACAGCGCCGCATCGTCGTTGCACGTGACCACCGCATCAGCCCCAAGAGGGGCCAGCCATCGCGAAAGTTCGGCGGCAAGCTTGCGATAGCTGCCGATAACAGGGAAGAATCGCTGGCTATCCGATTCGTAAAACGCCTCATAGCGCATGATCGGCATATGCTGCGCTGCCAAAAAAGGCTCGACCCGGTATTCTTCCTCGATAAGAGCATCCCGGGAAAGAAAGAGCGGCTTGTGGCCGCGGCATGCCAATTCCACCGCCACCGGCACCTGGGTCGCGACGTGGGAGGGATTGCTGGGAACGAAGAGTATTGTTCTCCTATTTTTACCGTTGTCTGAACCCATATCGATAATGTTGAGCCTTACTGCCTGTGCATGATGCGCTTGGCCAAGGATATGCTCCGTCCGAACGCGTTGTGGGCCGAAACCGCCAGCCTTACGAGACCGCCCGCATCGTTGCGGACCAGCAGCATGTCTGCCTGCTCCACGTGCCCCGTTGCAAAATGCCGCTTGTATTCATACTCCCCTTCCTGGAAATTCAACCGCTTCGGCGGACGATGGGTGTACAGATCTTCGAGCAGCAGGCAGAACATGGCCCTTCCGGGGGAGTACCCCGAAAAGTTCTGATCGAAACCGGTACGTGAGTAGTAGAACACATCGCCGAACTGAAAACCTCTCACAAAGGCGCATGGCCTTTCCCCGCATTTCAACAGGTAGCAGCGCAAGACCCCCTGGCCGGCGAACCGTTCATATCTCAGGCGTTCCTCGGGGCTGTTCACCATCTGCGGCCCCAGGGCGTGCTGCCACGACCGGGATGAGATCTGGGAGGCACCATCAAGGAACAGCGCCACATCTGCCGCATGTTCGACACGGACAAGGCTGAGTTCGCCATTACCGCTGGTGCCGAGCAGCTTTATCTCTCTTTTCAGGTTGTATCGTGCTTTTTTGCTGAATTTCAGGAGGTACTCATCAAATGACCGGTTCAAAGTCACGCTGTAGTGCCTGGCCCAATCCCTGTCGGGGATATAAAGACGGGCATGGCGCCGCACCTCCTCCGATTCATGCAGAATGCTCCAGCACCGGCTGTTGACGGGGACCCCCGGTATGTAAATGGCGCTACGGTCGGGGAAGGCTCGAAAAAGGGATTTGGCGAACTCCACGTAGATTTCTTCACGGGGTACGAGGAGCGGCTCCCCCCCATCAGCCTGATGACCGGGATGGTGCACTGCGCCAGCGAACGGCTTTTGAGCATGAAACGCAGTGGATAGCTGGTTGCGAACGCCCCGGACATCCCGGCCAGTCTGCCGTCGCTGTCGTTGATGTGCACCATGACGGGGCGCTCGCCAAAACGCAGCCTGAGGATATGATCCTTGAGGCTTGCATGGGCCGCATACTCCCACCATGCCGGCGATTGATAAAAGGCATAGAGATTTTCACTGGCCAGGGCCAGATCATTCCATTCCTGACGTAGTGCTGGCGTAGCGATGGCGATATCGGGCAGTTGCAGCTTGACTATCGTGGTTGTTACACCCATCGTATCTGGCCTTTGTCGCAATGATGGCAGGTGCCGGCTTCCGCTCGTGACCCCTCCCGGCCTTATTGCCGGGCATGATCCCGTATCTTGACGATCGTTGCCGGTACGCCGACGATCACGGCGTCAGGCTCTGTAAAAGACTTGTTCACAACGGAATTGGCACCGATATGAACGCCATCGGCGATCTGGATCTTGCCGAATATCTTCGCCCCGGCTTCTATGACAACATCGTTGCCAATAACGGGCACATTATCGGAACCGTTGTTTTCCCCAATGACGACGCCGACATTTATTCTGGCATTCGCCCCGATACGCGCATTGTCATGGATGACGATGGTTCCGTAATGGGGAAGCTTCAGACCGGGGCCGACCGTGTTGGGAGGGATCGTAAATCCGAGTATCAGTTGATAGAGCTTGAGTTTGAAGCGCAAACAGAGGAGATAGTAGCGGGCAACCGCGCCGGTTGAGCAATTGCGATAGTATTCGACCTTTCTGAGCAGCCGCAAGAATGCCCACAGCGGATCGAGCACAAAGAGGCAGCATCTGGAATCCCGGCGCCCCATCGCCCGGCGGTCCGCGTCAAGGTACGCCGCATAGTCATCCCGCGAGTGAATCATCAGGTGTTCCTCCCCGAATACAACATTTCAAAAGAAGCGACCATGGACTCGCGCGAGAACATGCGCCTGGCCTTTTCCCGATTGGCGCCGCGGGCCGTTTCAAGGCGCTCGTGCGTTGCCGCCAGTTCCACAACACGTTCGGCAATGGCCTGTGCGTCGGCGACCGGCACGATGTAACCATTGACCCCCTCTTCTATCATTTCCCGGCACCCGCCGACATCCGTGGAAATCACCGGCAGGCCGGAGGCGAAATATTCCACAATGGAATTGGAGAAACTTTCGGAGGTCGAAGAGAGGACCGCGGCATCGCATGCCGCCAATATCCGGGGGATATCCGTACGTTTGCCCAAAAAAAACGTTTTGTCGGCGATACCGGCCTCGGCGGCCATATTCTCGAGCTCTTTCCGCTGCTCGCCATCGCCCGCGACGACAAATTGCACATCCGCCGCCCGTGAAGCGGCGATGGCGGCGGCACGCACAAAGGTGGCGACGCTTTTGACGGGTCTCAGATTGGCGACGATGCCAACGACAAACGCATTCCGCTTCAGTCCCAGAGCATCCCGGATCTCGTTTTTCGTTTGTGCCGATACCGGCTGGAACAGGCCAAGCTCGGCACCATTGTAGATTATCTTCATGCGTTCCATCGGAATGGCTTCTATCTCCGACGCCCACTTCGCCGTGGCATGGCAATTGGCCACAAAGTAGTGAACCCACCGGTTCAGCACCTTATAGAGCATGATTTTAACAGGCGTGTGCCAATACCCCTGATCGCGCCTTGAGGAAATAATGCGGGGAACCCCCGCAAGCCGGCCTGCGATAATGCCAATGATATTCGATTCGACGAAATGAGTTTGAATGCAGTCGAACTTGTTCTTGCGCAGCGCCGCGACAAAACCGAGGAAGCGGCGATACGATGCCGGGCGGGCGAATGACTGGAAGTCGATCACCACCAACGGGCACAGATCAAACTCATGGTCAAGCCACGGGGACGAGCGCAGGACAAAAAGAGTCGGCTCAAACCGGGAACGGTCCAAATGCTTGATAAGCATCAGGAGCTGCTTTTCAGTCCCGGCGGTTGGGGATTCTATGGTATCGATGATGAAAGCGATCTTTTTCATTGAACCGCGGCCCATGGCCCTATGCCCTTTTCTTTCGGTTATGCTTTTCCACTCGCGGTTTTCACCTATGTCCCGAGAGAGTGCTTCACTTCGTCCCGCTCCCGGCTGACCGCCTGCCGCAAAAAGCCCCATCCCAGCCCAAAATGGACTGCAAAGAAAATCGGCGGCAGATACGCGAAATAGCGCCACCCGTTTCGGGCGGCAATGCGCAACGATTCCACCATGATGATCAGCAGGTAGATCCCGTAAAGGGTCCCCAGCACCGGCGTAACGGCATGGCGCCCTCCCCCGGAGAATCCCATCGTTCCCCCCGCGGCAAGCAGCAGCAACAGACCCGCCACAAAGGCTGCCGGGACAAGCTGGTTAAGGGTCACGGCCTCCGGATGTTTCCGGATGAAACGCCAGCGCCCCCTGCCATAGCGGACCATCTGGCGCAGCAACCCTTTCAGGTCTTCACGCGGATAATAGCGCACCGTCAGCTTCGGGCTGGTGTATGTCTTCAAGCCGGCTTTCTCCACCCGATAGTTGAATTCGAGATCTTCACACGCGTCAAAGTTTTCATCCACCAACCCGACCCGCGGCAAAATCGCGCGGCGGTAGGCCGCCCCGTTGCTCACGGGGCTTGCAAAACCCTCGTATTCACCATAGATGAGCGAGTCCCCCCCATGGCCGATCCTTGACCCGCGCGCGAGGGCAACAGCCTGCTGGAACGGCGCCAAACCGGGAGGGTTAAGCGGTTGCGGCCGGCCAAGGCAGTCTGCGCCGCTTTTCTCGAAACACTCCCTGACGCTGGTGAAAAGATCGGCATCCGGGATGTGGCAGTGGCCGTCCACCACAAGAAAAATATCCCCCCTGCCGTTTTTGAAGCCAATATTGCGCCCGGCACTCGACCTGCGTCCCGGGTTGTCCATAAGGCGTATTTGCGGGCAGGAGCGGGCCAACTCGCCGACAATTGCCCGGGTGCCGTCATCGGACATGCCATCGGCAACGATGATTTCATAACGGTCCGCCGGGTAGTCCTGGGCCAGCAGTTGTCCGAGCGTATCGCGGATGAAACGTGCCTCGTTGCGCACCGGCATGACTACCGTGAGAAACGGGACAGCGGCATGCGTGCCCGTCAACATGTACCGGCGATCCTGACATAGAGGTCTTCAAGCTTGCGGGCCTGGCTTGCGAAGTTAAAGGCCTCGTCGACAAGAGCCGCACCACGCCTGCCCATGTCTTTGGCCTCTTCCGGGTTGTCCAGCAGATGTTCCATTGCCTGCCGCAATGCGGCAACGTCTCCCGCCGGCACAAGCACGCCGTTATAGCCGCCGCGGACAATCTCGGGAGTCCCGCCAACGGCCGTCGCTACGACCGGCAGGCCGGCTCCCGCCCCCTCCAGCACGGCAACCGGCAGCCCCTCCGTATGGGATGAAGAGACGAAAATATCCGCATCCGCAAGCAATGCCGGGACGTTGTCGCTGAACCCAGGGAGCAGGAACCGGCCTTGCAGCCCCGCAGCGGCAACCTGCCGTTCCAACTCCCGGCGGAGAATCCCCTCGCCCAGAACAATGAAATAAACCTTTTCCCGCTGCCGCACGATTGGCGCGGCAGCCTCGATAAACCCGGCAAAATTCTTTTCGGGGCTCAGGCGGCCGGCCGAGACGACCAGCACCGCGTCTTCCGGCAGCGCAAGGAGATCCCGGATGCTTTCCTTATGCGGCCCTTTTTCAACAAAGACGGCGTTATGGACGACCGTAATGCGGTCACCGGGAATGCCCGCCGCGACAATCTGACGTTTATGCCCCTCGGAAACAGCGACGATGTTCTGGATCATCTTCATGACCTGCTTGTCGGCAAACTCGTAACAACGGATCTTTGCGCTTTCCCCGGTCCACCCATGGGAGTAGACGATCTGCGAAACGCCAAGGGCACCCGAAGACAGATACCCTATGATATTCGATTTATATCCGTGCGTTACCAGCAACTGCACGGAGTTGTCTCGAAGCAGCCGGCGTAATTGCGTAATGAGCCTGGGATGAAACGGAGAGCTGCTCCGCAGGCTCAATGTCCGGATGTTGTCGGCTTCCGCCGCCTGCAACAGACCATTGGGCCGGCCGTCGTTATCGAACGAACAGAGGATCGGCCGGAAACACTGCCGGTCAATTCTCCGCAAATGCTCCAGAATCTGTTTCTCCGGCCCGCCGACAAAATTGCTGGCCCGAAGGTGCATAACGACAATCGGATCAGGCACGCGCTCGCTCCCATACGGCATCCATTACCCCGGCAATCGCATCCCAGGTGTAGGATTCAAGAATCAGCGCCCGGCCGGCAGCGCCATATCCGGAGAAAACGGCAGAATTTTCAAGGGCCGTGCACGCCGCGTCCGCGAAATCCCGGGGGGTATCCCGCAGAAGAATATTTTTCCCCTCGGCAACGTCCAGCCCCTCTGCCCCGACTGTTGTGGAAAGAACCGTTTTTGCCATGGACATGGCTTCGAGAATTTTGAGGCGGGAACCGCCACCGACCCGCAACGGCACCACATAGAGCATGCTGCGCGCTATGTATGGCCGCACATCATCGACAGTCCCCGTAACCGTCACCCCAGGGGTCCGTTCGGCAAGGGCAAGCAGCCACTGCGGGGGCTTGCGGCCGACCACGGCAAAGGTCGCGGCGGGGATGCGGCGCCTGATCTGCGGAAAGATCTCTTCGATGAAGTACGTGACCCCGTCCTGATTTGGGCGCCAGTCCATCGAGCCGGTAAATACCATGCTTCCCGGGCATATCGCGGACTGGGCAGGAGCGAAATAGCGCTCGTCCACGCCGTTGGGGACAACGGTCACCCGGCTGCAGCCGTAACGTTCCATAAATATGTCCCGGTCCGGAGCGGAAACGACCGACACCTGGGAATAGTTCACGGCGGCACGCGCTTCGTAGCCCACCATTTTTCGCCACTGGAGGTAAATGTACAACTTTTTCAGCAGATTCGATTCAGCCTCGCAGTAGCGCTCCCATATCTGCGCCTCGACGTTATGCGCCGAAAGGACCGACGGCAGCCTGCCGAGCAGGGTGCGGATATTCTCGGTATAGGGCATCCATTCGCAGTGGACAAGATCGAATCTCCCGGAAGCGACCAGGGACAAGGCCCTCTTTTCCAATGCCGCTGAATAATGGCGGTCCACAACGTACGGTTTCGGCGACAGCATATTGGCCAGGAGCGCCCGGTAAAAGCGGAATCCTTTCTGTTCGAGCACGGTGCTCGGCAGGGTGATCAGGGTGACGTTTGGGCAATCAGGCAAACAGTCCCCCCGGTCGCCGTAACAGAGGTAGGTTACCGAATGGCGTTTCTGGAGGCGCTGCAACAGGTTGTACGTCCTGATTTTTTTCCCGGTATCAAGCGGCCAGGGGACCTCTTCGTCAACGATCAGGACATTCATGACCTGGGGGCACCGAGGCCGGCATCACGCTGCGGGCGATTGGAACTGCCGGCGATCGCAGCCGTCATGGTGCCGAATTGGAGCTTGCCCAAGAGATGCCGCAGCTTCCCTTCGGTACGGTGCAGATTGAGATAATGCCGAAAACGCGACTTGAGCCCGGCTTTGATGCGGGGCTGTCCCGGATCGATCTCCCAGGGGTGAAAATAGAGCACCGCGGGCTGGTGCTCCTGATCATTGATCCTCGCAATACCCCGCCGGACCAACTCCGCCGGCAACAGCCGCAGATAGCCGCCACCGGCTATCGGCAGCCGATACTCCATGCTGCCACAGCGCACGGGATACGTGGTCAACGGGAACTCCGCCAGGCGCCCGGCATCCCGCTCCACCGCATAGGGGAAACGGGGGGCGTCCGGAATGCCGTAGGTATCGTGATAAACCGGGAAGACACTGCTGTCGAAGGAATAACCTTCGTCGAGCAGAATATCGAAAGCCCAGAGAGATTGCTTCGTTATGGAATAACTGGGGGCGCGATAACCGCAGATTTCCGTGCCGCAGACGTCCTCAAGAATCTGCTTGGCGCGGCGTATATCCGACCTGAAGGCATCCGGTCCGATACGATACACCAGTTGGTGCCCATAGCCATGGCTGGCAATTTCATGCCCCTGGGCCTGAATCTCCCGGACCAGGTGCGGCACCCGTTCCGCAATCCAGCCCAGCACGAAAAATGTGGCCTTTACGCCGAACTCGTCGAGCATACCCAAAACCCGATGCGTATTATCCTCGACCCTCAAGGGGAAACTATCCCATTCCGCAAAGGCGATATGGCGGGCAAAAGCGTTCACCTGGAAATAGTCTTCCACATCTATGGTCAGGGCATTGAGCATGGTCAGAAGATCTTTCTGATTTCCACAATTCCGCGGTTGATGTCCCGGGCATTCGTTGAGGAGTTGATGTCGTCACGGTTGGTCTCGTAGGAGTAGGTCAGGGTGAGCGTGATGTCGTGGTTAAAGGCGTACGCCAAACTGCCAGTAGCGATGAAATGGTAAGGATACTCCCCCCGCAAGCCGTTCTGGTAGTAGCGCTCCGCAGTCGCGTTAAGACTGGCGGTAAGGCTCTCTACGACCTCGTGGCGGCCATAACCGGAAAAGGAAAGTTTGCGCTGGTTGCGCGTATCCGTCTGGGTATTGACATACTCGGAATAGGAACTCGAAATCCCCACGGCCCCCCGCTGCAAAACCTTGTCGAGCTTGCCGCTGTAACTGGTTTCCTTTGTCGAAACGGCCAAGGGATCTTCCGTATTTTGCACATTGGTCTCAAGTGTCGCCACGGCGACCTCAAAGTCATGTGTGACGCCCGCGTGCCAGAACAAATAGTTTACGCTGTTGTAATGCCGGAAGTTTTGCCAGGTATTGCCAATCTGGCCGAAAACGAAGGACTTCTCGGCGTATTGATATTTGAAGCCGCCATAAACGTCGTGTTTGTCGAAATTAACCGGTACCGTTTCACTCCGGGTAAAC is a window of Geobacter sp. FeAm09 DNA encoding:
- a CDS encoding lipopolysaccharide biosynthesis protein; the protein is MRKKLILNSFSGTTLYLINVVVAFIMSPVLIRALGNRDYGLWELVMSVIGYMGLLDLGIGPALIRFVSVADGKQDRSDLQQTISTAFAFFIVAGGLALVLFAALGYYPRIITGNDTKDIANLSTVFLLFGLDASIMFPLQVFTATLMGLQRHYLINSARGILTIVRALLTFYLLQRYAGNGLIVLALLEPIFCLIQFAFFSAAIVCDNSIPRMTFRAVTWRKLHELFTFGAKSATMLVASRLQNQSVPLIIGNVIGLGQIVYFVMPNRLIDYAKGVSQALGLPLIPYFGASIGRNDRDELLKSWFSTTLALQVVSLAMPVAIFFYGESFLAIWIGQEYASAGRGVMHFLLLGLLADSLAINASRILVAQGIHGKNAVIWLVLSILSIPVGIGGASAWGVTGVVMGTTMVMVVGNIVTVLLACSAMKISLQIYFKETLMHLVLPLLLLFIVMQAFTLLYPVKSYPNLLAQVLLAGCIYVTAIWCFTLDDGMKAKLLERIRSIMPQGV
- a CDS encoding glycosyltransferase family 4 protein, coding for MEKNVLIVARWPLGGIRTYMRYLFRYLPAHYRLTLLASQTHEDAALANDVEEYRARLIIVREADTKGLVSAAFRELRTNRYDVILSQGFISAVAVSLANLFFRVPQIVTIHGILEPKYLTGRLGWLKHFLLRKMIGRITVLYAVSNDILSHLHEQFPELAHNGQRSIVIPNGIELGALEHLPASPIDLRAEFGIDDATFLLGFFGRFMPQKGFDLLVEAVRMLKKQQYGRKFAVVAVGSGDYLKEYRAKIRELDLEPCFHFLPFQSEVCHLYAQINAIVMPSRWEASGLLAMEALCTGTPLVAADCIGLRETVHDTPAMVFASENVGALADALRKSIDEPRTDEFQRFVPLARSRYDVRASAQQLAQLLDSIR
- a CDS encoding glycosyltransferase: MKSTAPEGNDKTVKVPKVTVIIAVYNQERYVAQTIESALAQRYDDYAIIAVDDGSTDRSAEIIDAYAGRIRILRHEDHGNHGQAAALNLGLLHAESEYIAFLDNDDLWHPDKLRKQVEILERNQDVGLVYTNGQVIGPDNTTLYPLFAEDHRETNRLANVLLDCYIRTPSLVMVRRSLLQAVGPFTVGIVPDQDMWVRIKERSDFFYLNEKLTYYRQHPEQLSITKCSKMWEDSLVVLKSAMERYPYPAWVRRKRLAVIHYRLGAFCLQAKIYHKAIWHFVRSCWYDPVRAAKCILLSRKG
- a CDS encoding O-antigen ligase, with the protein product MGNDAATYENYSNNTDTSPSLVLLMICFYIFLYIERPWESISVLHGFPIERTFAVIMILVAFLSNRFKIVASPTNKWIYGLLALHFILSPFAFKTGDAVDQGIEYGKMVILYMLMLATVDDEDSLRVLVKGFVFAMFIYVLHSLWEYHNGRHFFRMGIHRMIGVDSTNNDPNSFGGSVVLSLPFVYALLRTEKKLAYRWSYYCYFGMAVLCVVLTGSRTSSVALLFTVLLLGLAQKGKRKIVALAIAALAVCVLWTVMPDEKQERIRTLWDKDAGPANAHESAEGRLEGFEVSLKMFAREPLTGVGAGEKNFIGYRMVNRIDKAGHESPTASHILYGEVLSELGLFGAIVFLGLLGSIVRCCTRVRSHLLEAGLDTGFSYLLGGAIIACLLLLLIFGIGGHNFYRPHWLWLAAWSGILVKISFPRVES
- a CDS encoding DUF6716 putative glycosyltransferase produces the protein MGSDNGKNRRTILFVPSNPSHVATQVPVAVELACRGHKPLFLSRDALIEEEYRVEPFLAAQHMPIMRYEAFYESDSQRFFPVIGSYRKLAAELSRWLAPLGADAVVTCNDDAALFDRMVMELFRDCDKPAFLIQESVRPSIRKLPFLLKLKEQGGNEILHQLCAKFAYKLSLGAFFRKGYAHSRGTTVFAAGDMFRQILLQDGVDDSRILVTGQPRLDRKTAPGGSGGNDRDTRDRVLLYCNQPVKCSQQAQERLFVRLVEAVDAMDNVKLLVKLHPRDLPESHWLGLLRPGQGQSLVEITRTRPLADCFTAADAFMTIASTTCLEAMDYGLPVGLVNYLPIDWYLSYDRFKAVISVPSEQELRPAIATLLFDEPVRQRLRLGAEQVLRNELHLRDGRSAWRIANHIETLLH